A segment of the Amycolatopsis thermophila genome:
GGAGAGCCTGATCGCGGCGGTCGTCGCGGCGCTGTTCGGGATCGGGGCCGTCCTGCTCCTGCGGGAGGGCTTCTCGGCGGCGGACGAAAGCGGGGAGGACGCCGCACGCCAGGGCGTCAAGCCGGTGACCTTCGTGCGCGCCGCGGCCACCTCGTTCGGCGTGCTGTTCGCCGCCGAGTGGGGCGACGCGTCCCAGCTGGCGACGGCCGGGTTGACCGCCCGCTACGGCCACCCGCTGATGGTGGGCGTGGGCTCACTGCTGGCGCTGATCACCGTGGCGTCGGTCGCGGTGTTCGTCGGGCACAAGGTGCGCGGCCGCCTCAAGCCGAAGCTGCTGCAGCGCATCGCCGGGTTCGCCTTCGCGGTCTTCGCCGTCCTCGCCGTGTGGCAGGCCTTCGCCTAAGAGCCTGTAGATATCAGGAGCCAGTACCGGATCGGTTGACCTTGCCTTGAGGCGCGCTGATCAGACAGGTTCGAAGATCAGCTGCTTGCTGAGCGTGGCACGTACTGGCGAGCGTTCGATGCGTTCCATGACTGTCGGCCGGTGAGGTTCGACCGGGTCGAGGGCGAGCTCGTAGCGGAACCTCGTCGCTGATTCTTCGCGTTCCAGGTGCACGCGCACGCTCACCTCGCCGTGGTCGAGGCCCAGGTCCGCTGCCGCCATCCGCGCGGAGATGGTCATGCACGTAGCCAGCGCTGCTTCCAGCAGTTCATGAGGCCGCAGACCCGCGGAGCCGCCGGTGCCGTCCTTGAAGGTGTCGGCGATGCCGCCATTTGCCCCGGCCCGGTACCTCACCTGCCAGGGTGCCGGAAGCGCTGTTGCCTCGACCGGGCGAGGCGGGTTGCGCGCGGATCCACTCGATCAGGTCATCCACCGCACGCCGCCGTTCGGCGAGCAGGCTCGTGACGCGACCGTGCTCGGCGACGCGGCGCACGTGATGTCGCCGTTCGGCGGGTACGGGGTGAACCTCGCGATGCTGGAGGGCGCCGAGCTGGCGGCCGCGATCGCCGGCGAACCCACGCTCGACGCGGCGATCAGCCGCTACGAAAAGTCGATGCTGCCGCAGGCGGGCGAGCTGGCGGTGGGCGCCAACCAGGCGCTCCAGGAGTTCGTGACCTCGAGCGACCCCGACGGCGCACCCGACCACGAGGCCGAGCACCGCCGCTACGAGGCCGCGGCCGCGGAGTACCGGCGCGCCCGTCAGTGACCGCGCAACACCTCGGCGACCGCCGCGGCCGCCTCCACCACCTGCGGCCCCACGGTCTCGGCGTCCAGCTGACCCAGCGCGATCACGCCGACGCTCGCCCGCAGCCCGGGCACACCGCGGACCGGCGCGGCGATCCCCGAGGTCCCGCGCCGGGGTTCGCCGGTGACCGCAGCCCATCCGCGGCTCCCGCGACGCAGGGTCAGCGCCTTGCCGGCCGCGCCGACACCGATCGGGTGGCGAGCCCCCACCCGGTAGGAGACGTGGAAGTCGGTCCACGTCGGCTCGACCGTGACGACGGGCTCGATCAGGTCACCTTCGGCGATCGACAGGTGCGCTGTCGCACCCGCCTTCTCCGCCAGTTCACGCAGCACCGGGCGAGCCGCCTCCCGCAGTTGCGGCACGACCTGCCCGGCCAGCCGCAACAGGCCGATGCCCAGCCGCACCTTGCTGCCGTCCCGCCACACCAGCCCGCGGGCGGACAACGGCACGAGCAGCCGGTAGACCGCCGCGCGGCTCGCGCCGATCGCGGTGGCCAGCTCGGAGATGGTGGCCGCCTCACCGTCGGCGTCCGCCACCGCCTGCAGCAGCGCCAGGCCGCGGTCGAGGGTCAGCGAGCCTTCCGTGCTCACTACAGCAGCTCGAGCGCCTCGAGGTCGGCGACCGGCTCCGCGAAGCTGGCCGACGCGTAGGACGCGAACAGGGCGCGCACCGCCTTCGCGGCCGGCTCCGACAGCGACCGCGCCTCCTCGGCGAGCGCCTCGCCGTCGGTCGACGCGAGCGCGCCGCGCACGTCCCCGCCGGACAGGCTGCGGGCCACCGCGACGAGCAGGTTCAGGAAACCGTGGTGCGCGATGCCGTTCCCGGGGTCCTCGTGGCGGACCGCGCGGTGCAGGCTGTTGGTCGCCTTGAACGAGGCGCCCGGCGAACCGCTGACGACCGCGAGGAAGTCGGCGACCTCGTCGATGCTGGGGAAGTTCTCGCTGGACTGTCCGCCGCAGCGGATCTTCGGCCAGCTGCCGTGCTCGATCACGCGCCGCACGCCGTCCAGCCAGCCCACCCCGCGCCGCGGTTCGACCACGCGGATCACGTCCTCGGGCACGAACTCCGACACGCGCTCCAGCCACACCTCGTCGACGTCCGAGGGCGCCGGCATCTCCACCATGCGCAGCGACAGCAGCTCACTGCGGGACTCGACGATCGAGATCGCCTTGGGCACCCCGCCCAGACCGGTGTCGATGATCAGCGACAGCGGCAGCGGATCCTTCGGCTTGATCTTGATCAGCTCGGTGATGAGCTCCGGCAGGCGGGACGCCTGGCACAGGAACACACCGAGCAGGCCCGCGTGGTCACCCTCGCGGCCGGCCAGGTAGTTCCGCAGCGCGTCGGGCATCGTGGCCGTTCCGGGCGGGAAGAGCGCGGAGTCGTCTACGAGCCGTGCGAAGAGGGGCGGAATTCCGCGGGGGCCGGGGGGCGTGAGTTCCACAGCGCTTGACACAGGGGACACGCTAGTAGCGTACGGGTACCGGACACATGTGTTCGTCCCCCGGACGGTCAGCCCAGCTTCACCAGTCCCAGAACGGGATACCCGGGCAGGCCCACCACGACCCGCTTGCCCCGCTGCGGCGTGCCGAGCACCCACAGCCTGCCGCTGGCGCGGATGTTGACCAGCAGGTCCAGCGGCTGCCGGGTGAACCGGACCTTCGCCTCGCCGTCGGCGAGCAGCACGCGCCCCTCCGCCTTGCCGCTGCCGCCCGTCGCGCCCGGCTCGATCGCGGTGTACAGCTCGGCGTACAGCTCCTGCCAGTGCTGGGACCGCACCGCGGCCGCGAGCCCCGCGGTCCGGAGCGGGATCGTCAGCGCGAGCACCACGTAGACCACCGCCAGGACGGTCATCGGCGTGCCCGTGGCGTGCCCGTCGAACGCCGTGGAACCGACGGCCCAGACTCCGGCCGCGACCACCACCAGGACCACGACGATCGCCACGGCCCGTGCCCATACCTCCCGCATGAACGCGGTCACCACCGGGTCCTGCGCGGCCGGGACGAGGTGTCGCGACGGCACCACCGGCTCCGCCGATCCCGTCGCGGGCGCGGGCCGCACCCGGCCGAACCGCCCGGTGATCCCGCCGGGGAGGGCGACCATGACGCGGCCCCGCGGGTCCGGCCCGATGAGGTACATCCGGCGCGTGCCGGCGAGCAGGATCCGCTTCGAGCGCGGCAGGCGCACCACCACCCACCGCGGTTCGGGGCCGGGCAGCGCGACACTGACCGTCGAGCCCTTGACCAGCAACTGCCCCTGACCGGGCGTGAGCAGGACCGCCGGGTAGTGCAGCAGCTTGCGCGCGGGCCGCAACCGGAAGACGAGCGCCCAGAGCACGAGCAGGGTGACCACTCCGAGGACGCCCACGAGGCTGAACGAGACGACGTCCGGGTTCAGCACCAGCAGCACCGCACCCAGCACGACGTAGACGACCAGCGAGTTGATCAGGCGGCGGCGCTGCTTGCCGAGGATCTCGACCTCGAGCGCGTCCGAGGCGGGGGGCTCGCCGGGGTGAGGTTCGTACGCGACCACGCGCTCCTGGGTGAAGTCCACACCTCCGAGTCGATCGGGTGGCCGGTCGCGTTACCTGTCAGCCCAGCCGGACCGGCCCCAGCACCGGGTGATCGGGCAGCCCCGCGACCACCGCCGTCCCCCGCTCCGGCGTGCCGAGCACCCACAACCGGCCGGTGGCGCGCACGTTGACCAGCAGGTCCAGCGGCTGGCGGCCGAACCGCGCGTGCACGACGGTGCCGTCGGGCATGGTCACCCGGCCGGTGGCGTGCCCGGTGCCCGGCGAGCCCGGGGTGATCGGGGTGTCCAGGGTGGCACCCAGCTCGGTCCAGTCGCCGGTCCGCGCGGCGCGGGCCAGGCGCCGGACGTGCACCAGCCGCACGATCGCGAACGCCAGGTAGGCGGCGCCGCCGCCGATCGCGCCGCCCACCGGGCTGCCGCCGGGGAACATCTCCGCGATCACCCAGACGAGGGCCCCGGCGACCGGGGCCAGGGCGATCGTGAGTGCGGCTCGTCGCTGCGACTCGCCCAGGAACGCCGCGGAGACGGTGGTGCCGGCCGGTGGTTCCCCGGAACCGGCTGCCGGTGTGGGACGGACGCGGCCGAAGTGACCGGCGATGCTGCCCGGCGCGGCGAGCACGAGCCGCCCGCGACGGTCCGGGCCGAGCATGAAGACGCGTCGTTCGCGGGCCAGGACCAGCTGTTTCGACCGGGGCATCCGGGCCCGCGCCCAGCGCGGTCCGGGGCCGGGCAGCGCGATGCTCACGGTGGTGCCGGAGACCCGCAGCTGACCGGGCCCGGGGGTGAGCACGACGGTCGGCAGTTCCAGCAGCTTCGCCAGCGGCCGCACCCGGCGGATCAGGAGCAGGACGCGGTGCCCGGCCAGCGCGGCGCAAGCGCCCGCCACCGTCCCCCGCCCGGCGCCGCCGGGCAGGAACAGGAGGATCAGCGCCGCGGCGAGAGCGGCGAACGCGCCGGTGGTGATGAGGTGGCTGCGCGTCTTGTCCAGGATCGCGACCTCGAGGGGGTCAGTCGCGGCCGGTTCGCCGAGGTGCGGCTCGTAGACGCGGTGACGGGTGGATTCCACGGTTCCCGTGTCGCGCGGCGACCGGCAACGTTACCGATCGACTTCCCTTCCTCCGTCACTCAGGTTAGGCTCACCTAAGTAGGAGGTGCCCCAGTGATCGAGATCCGACGTCCGCCCGCACCGACCCCGGCCGAGCGTGCGAAGACCATCGCCGTGCGGCACGGGCCGGGCGCGCTGCTGCCGACGACGGGGAACCCCGCCGGCGGCGACCGGGTGGTGCCCGAGCTGCACCACGTTCACGCGAGCGGCAGTGTGAGCGTCCTGCTGCCCGACGATCACCCGGTGCTGGCCAGGGTCCGGGCGGCGGACCGGGGCGAGCTGGCGGTGGTGTTCGAGCTGGCCGACCACGCGCCGGTCGACCTGCGCGAGCCGGTTCGCGGGCTGTTGTGGATCACCGGCTGGCTGCGTTGCCTGAGTGCGGAGTCGGCGCGCGCGAGGGCGGTGTCGATCGCCGACACGCGCCCCGACCCGCGGCTGCTGGACCTGGGGCACGGCCTGAGCCTGCTCCGGCTGACGCCGGCGTCCCTCGTCCTCGCCGACGCCGAAGGCACCCACTCGCTGCGGCCGCACGTGTTCAGCGCCGCCGCGCCGGACCCGTTCCACCGCTACGAGGCCGACTGGCTGCGCCACCTGGAGAGCGACCACGCGGATGTGGTGGCCCAGCTGGCGAGGCACGTGCCGGAGGAGTTGCGCGGCGGGCGGATCCGGCCGCTGGGGCTGGACCAGTTCGGGCTGCGGCTGCGGGTCGAGGCACCCTCGGGAGACCACGACGTGCGGTTGGCGTTCGGCCGGCCGGTGCAGAGTCCGGCGCAGCTGGGACCCGAACTGCGGCGGCTGGTGGGATGCCCGTTCCTGGCGAAGAACCAGCTGCGGGTACAGCCCTGATCTTCGTGGGCCTGAGGGGTGGGTTGGTGGCGGCGGGGTGCGGCAGGCGCGGGTGGCGCGGTGGGTGCCGCCGGTGCGGGCAGTGCGGGGGCCGGCCGTGGGGCCGCGGCGGTGTGGGCGCGGGAAGTCAGGGGGCGGCCGTTCGCACGGCCGTGGAAGGTCCGTTCGTGCCGACGCTGTTCGCCGACCCTTCGCGTGGATGCACCATTGGGTCAGTCGCGGCGACACCGGTGGGCCACCTGTGCCCGCGCCCGTCAATGATCCGCTCGCACCCGCACCAAACGTGCCAGTCACGCCCGCACCGGTGGGCCACCGTGCCTGCTGCCGGAGGGCCACACGCACGGTCACGAAAGACCCGCTCGCATTGCTAGAGGTGGTCCGCTCGCGTTGGCACGAAAGATCCCGTCGCGCCGCCGCCGCCGGTGGGCGACCCCACCCCACCACGAGTGGGCCCGCTGGCGCCGGGGCCAGTGGACCACTCGCGCATGGGGAGCCCAGCGCTCGCCCGCGCGCGGCTGCCGCAGCATTCAAGCCGACGGCGAGCTGAAGCCATCGGCAGCTGCTCAGCCACCGGCAAGTGCTCAACCACCAGCAGCCCCTCAACCACCACCAGCCGCTCAACGACCAGCAGCCGCTCAACCACCGGCACCCGTTGAAGCCACCACCAGCAGCTGCTCAACCACCGGCAGCCGTTGAAGCCACCGGCACCCGCTCAACCACCGGCAGCCGCTCAGCCACCGGCAGCCGGAGCCACCAACCAGCTCACCCCACCGCCAGCCCAACCCATGGCCGGCTCAGGCGGCCTCCGGCGGGAAGCCGCCGGTCGCGATGGGGCCCCAGCGCTCGATCGTCACCCGGATGAGGCTCTTGTTCTGCTTCACCATCGCCGCGCGGTATTCGTCCCAGTCGGGGTGCTCGCCGGAGATGCAGCGGAAGTACTCGACCAGCGGTTCGACCGACTCGGGCGCGTCCAGCACCTCCGCCTGCCCGTCGAACTGCACCCACGGGCCGTTCCAGTCGTCGGAGAGCACGCAGGCCGACACCGCCGGGTTCCGGCGGGCGTTGCGGGTCTTCGCGCGCTGCGGATACGTCGACACGACGAAACGACCTTCCGGGTCGATGCCGGCTGTCACGGGCGACAGCTGCGGTGTCCCGTCGGCACGGGTGGTCATCAGGATCGCGCGGTGGCGGGTGCGGAGGAACTCCAGCAGCCCGGCTCGGTCCACGCGGTCGGCAGTCGCAATCTTGGCCATGTCCACAAACGGTAGCGTGCGAACGTGCTCCACTCCTGGCTCCGCCCAGAACGTCCCGCCCTGCCCGAACCCGTGGACGCCGGCACGGCGCGACGGCTCAAGGTCGAGCTGGTCGTCGTCTTCTCGATCACCCTGGGCCTGTCCGGCGCGCGCAGCCTGCTCTCCCTGATCGACTCGCTCCTGCAACCCGCACCGCTGTCCGACCAGCACGTCGCGCTCAACGCGCCGCAACGCGCCGTCGACCTGCTGGACCTGCTGGCCCAGCTGCTGTCCGCCGTGCAACTCGTCGGCTGGGGCGCGCTCGGCGCCTACCTCCTCGTCCGCGGTGGCCTGAAGCTCGCCGACGTCGGACTGGACCGCACGGCCCCGGGCCGCGACACCCGGTGGGGCATCGGGCTGACCGCGCTCATCGGCATCCCCGGCCTGGCGCTCTACTTCATCGGCTGGAAGCTCGGCGTCAACCTCGCCGTCGTCCCGTCCCGGCTCGGCGACACCTGGTGGCGCCCGATCGCGCTGACGCTATCGGCCTTCGGCAACGCCTTCGCCGAGGAAGTGCTGGTCATCGGCTACCTGCTGACCCGCCTGCGCCAGCTCGCCTGGCGCGAGAACACCGCGCTGCTGGCCGCCGCCGTGCTGCGCGGCTCGTACCACCTCTACCAGGGCTTCGG
Coding sequences within it:
- a CDS encoding OsmC family protein, translating into MRYRAGANGGIADTFKDGTGGSAGLRPHELLEAALATCMTISARMAAADLGLDHGEVSVRVHLEREESATRFRYELALDPVEPHRPTVMERIERSPVRATLSKQLIFEPV
- a CDS encoding IclR family transcriptional regulator: MSTEGSLTLDRGLALLQAVADADGEAATISELATAIGASRAAVYRLLVPLSARGLVWRDGSKVRLGIGLLRLAGQVVPQLREAARPVLRELAEKAGATAHLSIAEGDLIEPVVTVEPTWTDFHVSYRVGARHPIGVGAAGKALTLRRGSRGWAAVTGEPRRGTSGIAAPVRGVPGLRASVGVIALGQLDAETVGPQVVEAAAAVAEVLRGH
- a CDS encoding CPBP family intramembrane glutamic endopeptidase: MPEPVDAGTARRLKVELVVVFSITLGLSGARSLLSLIDSLLQPAPLSDQHVALNAPQRAVDLLDLLAQLLSAVQLVGWGALGAYLLVRGGLKLADVGLDRTAPGRDTRWGIGLTALIGIPGLALYFIGWKLGVNLAVVPSRLGDTWWRPIALTLSAFGNAFAEEVLVIGYLLTRLRQLAWRENTALLAAAVLRGSYHLYQGFGGFVGNLVMGLVFGRIWQRTNRLVPLIIAHTLLDVVSFVGYSLLRGHLSWLP
- a CDS encoding DUF2470 domain-containing protein, whose amino-acid sequence is MIEIRRPPAPTPAERAKTIAVRHGPGALLPTTGNPAGGDRVVPELHHVHASGSVSVLLPDDHPVLARVRAADRGELAVVFELADHAPVDLREPVRGLLWITGWLRCLSAESARARAVSIADTRPDPRLLDLGHGLSLLRLTPASLVLADAEGTHSLRPHVFSAAAPDPFHRYEADWLRHLESDHADVVAQLARHVPEELRGGRIRPLGLDQFGLRLRVEAPSGDHDVRLAFGRPVQSPAQLGPELRRLVGCPFLAKNQLRVQP
- a CDS encoding PPOX class F420-dependent oxidoreductase; this encodes MAKIATADRVDRAGLLEFLRTRHRAILMTTRADGTPQLSPVTAGIDPEGRFVVSTYPQRAKTRNARRNPAVSACVLSDDWNGPWVQFDGQAEVLDAPESVEPLVEYFRCISGEHPDWDEYRAAMVKQNKSLIRVTIERWGPIATGGFPPEAA
- a CDS encoding FAD-dependent oxidoreductase, with the protein product MRADPLDQVIHRTPPFGEQARDATVLGDAAHVMSPFGGYGVNLAMLEGAELAAAIAGEPTLDAAISRYEKSMLPQAGELAVGANQALQEFVTSSDPDGAPDHEAEHRRYEAAAAEYRRARQ
- a CDS encoding TMEM165/GDT1 family protein, whose translation is MSTALLALLSAYVLVLAVELPDKTMIATLVLTTRFRAWPVLAGVSLAFAVQSTIAVLFGRALTLLPESLIAAVVAALFGIGAVLLLREGFSAADESGEDAARQGVKPVTFVRAAATSFGVLFAAEWGDASQLATAGLTARYGHPLMVGVGSLLALITVASVAVFVGHKVRGRLKPKLLQRIAGFAFAVFAVLAVWQAFA